The stretch of DNA TCACCACGACGACGCCCAGGATCCAGAAGGTGACCGCCTCGGTGCCGGAGGTCTGATCCAGCGCGGCCGCCAGGACGGTGCTCATATCTCACCGCGATAGTAGTTCTCCGGGCGCGATCCCTCGGCCATCGGATGAGGCGGCGCCGTCATCCCGTCCGTGAGCGGAGCCAGGAGCCGATCCTTCTCGTAGATCATCTCGTCGCGGCTCGTGCCGACCATCTCGTAGTCGCCGGTCATCGTCAGGGCCCGGGTCGGACACGCCTCGATGCAGAGGCCGCAGCCGATGCACCGCAGGTAGTTGATCTGGTAGACGCGGCCGTAGCGCTCGCCCGGCGAGTACCGTTCCTCGTCGGTGTTGTCGGCGCCTTCGACGTAGATCGCGTCCGCCGGACACGACCATGCGCACAGTTCGCAGCCGATGCACTTCTCGAGGCCGTCGTCGTATCGGTTGAGCTGATGGCGGCCGTGGTACCGCGGGGGTGCGGGCTTGCGCTCCTCGGGATACTGCTCGGTGATCGGCGTGCGGAACATGGATGCGAACGTCGTGCCGAATCCGGCGACGGGGCGCAGGGGGTCAGGAATGTCGGGCATCACGGGGCTCCTTTCTGATCGAGAGCGAGATCGGGCAGGGTCTGACCGGGCAGCGGTGGGACCGGGAAGCCGCCGGCCATCGGATCGAAGGGCTGCTGCGGGGGAGGGGGAGTCTCGACTCGGCTCGACCGCCGGGGCGATCCGGCCCGGTTCATGCGGGCGATCGCGTACACGAGCAGACCGGTCACACAGACGCCCGCGGCCGCGAGGATCAGGGAGGTCACCAGTTCGGACTGTGCGCGCGTGGCCTGGTCGATGACGGCGACCACCATCACCCAGCCGAGGGCGATCGGGATGAGCACCTTCCAGCCGAGATTCATGAACTGGTCGTAGCGCAGGCGCGGCAGCGCGGTCCGCAGCCAGAAGAACATGAACAGGAAGCACCACATCTTGGCGGTGAACCAGATCAGTGGCCACCAGCCCGAGTCGGCGCCGTCCCAGACGCTGATCGGCCACGGTGCCTGCCAGCCGCCGAGAAACAAGGTGGTGGCCAGCGCCGACACCGTCGCCATGTTGATGTACTCGGCGAGCATGAACATGGCGAACTTCAGCGAGGAGTACTCGGTGTGGAAGCCGCCGACCAGTTCGCCTTCGGCTTCGGGGAGGTCGAACGGGGCGCGGTTGGTCTCACCGACCATCGAGATCAGATAGATCACGAACGACGGCAGCACCAGCAGCACGTACCAGTGGTGGCGTTGGCCGCCGACGATCTCCGACGTCGACATGGTGGACGAGAGCAGGAACACCGCGGCGAAGGAGAGTCCCATCGCGATCTCGTAGGAGATGACCTGCGCCGTGGAGCGAAGACCGCCGAGCAGCGGGTACGTCGACCCGGACGCCCATCCGGCGAGGATGATGCCGTACACGCCGATCGAGGTGATCGCCAGAACGTAGAGCACTCCCACCGGCAGATCGGTGAGCTGCAGCGGCGTGCGATGCCCGAACACCGACACCTGCGGCCCCATCGGGATGACGGCGAACGCGGTGATCGCCGGGATCACCGCGACCACCGGAGCCAACAGGTAGATCACCTT from Gordonia humi encodes:
- the nuoI gene encoding NADH-quinone oxidoreductase subunit NuoI; translation: MPDIPDPLRPVAGFGTTFASMFRTPITEQYPEERKPAPPRYHGRHQLNRYDDGLEKCIGCELCAWSCPADAIYVEGADNTDEERYSPGERYGRVYQINYLRCIGCGLCIEACPTRALTMTGDYEMVGTSRDEMIYEKDRLLAPLTDGMTAPPHPMAEGSRPENYYRGEI
- the nuoH gene encoding NADH-quinone oxidoreductase subunit NuoH gives rise to the protein MIVAATEFPDLHDFGRDPWWLVLAKALCIFVFLVLTVLAAILIERKIMARMQTRLGPNRVGPKGILQSLADGVKLALKEGLTPIGVDKVIYLLAPVVAVIPAITAFAVIPMGPQVSVFGHRTPLQLTDLPVGVLYVLAITSIGVYGIILAGWASGSTYPLLGGLRSTAQVISYEIAMGLSFAAVFLLSSTMSTSEIVGGQRHHWYVLLVLPSFVIYLISMVGETNRAPFDLPEAEGELVGGFHTEYSSLKFAMFMLAEYINMATVSALATTLFLGGWQAPWPISVWDGADSGWWPLIWFTAKMWCFLFMFFWLRTALPRLRYDQFMNLGWKVLIPIALGWVMVVAVIDQATRAQSELVTSLILAAAGVCVTGLLVYAIARMNRAGSPRRSSRVETPPPPQQPFDPMAGGFPVPPLPGQTLPDLALDQKGAP